Proteins co-encoded in one Phalacrocorax carbo chromosome 5, bPhaCar2.1, whole genome shotgun sequence genomic window:
- the RNF141 gene encoding RING finger protein 141 has product MKTSFCRTEVKNFTMGQQISSHTQTVINKLPEKVAKHASLVQESGFLTYEEFLGRVAELNDVTAKLASGQDKHLLFEVQPGSDSSAFWKVVVRIICTKINKTSGIVEASRILNLYQFIQLYKDITSQAAGVLAQSGTSEEASESLMSLSSCQASLWMGRVKQLTDEEECCICMDGRADLILPCAHSFCQKCIDKWSDRHRSCPVCRRQVTGASDSWVVSDAPTEDDVATYILNMVDEAGQPHRP; this is encoded by the exons ATGAAAACTTCCTTCTGCAGAACTGAGGTGAAGAACTTCACCATGGGTCAACAAATTTCAAGCCACACACAAACTGTCATTAACAAGTTGCCAGAAAAAGTAGCAAAGCATGCCTCTTTGGTTCAAGAAAGTGGTTTCCTAACTTATGAAGAGTTTCTGGGAAGAGTAGCTGAACTTAATGATGT taCTGCAAAATTGGCTTCTGGACAGGACAAACATCTGTTATTTGAAGTGCAGCCTGGTTCtgattcttctgctttctggaaGGTGGTCGTTCGGATAATATGTACTAAA ATAAATAAAACAAGTGGCATTGTGGAAGCTTCCAGAATCTTGAACTTGTATCAGTTCATTCAACTTTATAAAGACATCACCAGTCAAGCAGCAGGAGTTCTTGCACAGAGTGGTACTTCTGAAGAAGCTTCTGAGAGTTTGATGTCCCTGTCATCTTGTCAGGCCAGCTTGTGGATGGGAAG ggtTAAACAGTTGACAGATGAAGAGGAATGTTGCATCTGCATGGATGGGCGTGCTGATTTAATCTTGCCATGCGCTCACAGTTTCTGCCAGAAGTGCATTGATAAATG GAGTGATCGTCACAGAAGCTGTCCTGTCTGCCGTCGGCAAGTGACTGGGGCGAGTGATTCTTGGGTGGTCTCAGATGCACCTACAGAAGATGATGTTGCTACTTATATACTTAACATGGTAGATGAGGCGGGCCAGCCTCACAGACCCTAA